GATCGAACCGTTCGGTCGGTTCGGCTACGAAGTGACGCTTAGGGACGACGAGAGGCTTCTCGACGTACTACGGATTTCGACGTACCGACACATATCGTCGGGCTCGGCCGAGTATCGGGAACGGGGCTAGCGATCCGATCGAAGAGGACGTGAGTCTCCAGACGTGACATCGGCATCTGGTCGAGTGGTATCTCCGGAACGAATTCGCCAACTTCGATATTTTCAAGACTGTGTGTGACAACGACGATAGATGGCTGTCAGTCGAATGAGCACGTCAGCGACTCGAGTACAACTCGCCGGACAATGGCGCAGTGTGGAGTCTACCATCAGGATGTGGAGAGCTCACCCGGTTACGAAATCACGGAGAGTATAGAATGTCGACAGTCAGAGACGTTCGGGATCTGGGTCTTCTCGCACTGTTATGGGGTACCATCTTTCCAGCAGCCGAAATCGGGCTTTCGACGTTCCCGCCGCTTCTGTTGATGGCATTGCGATTCGACGTGGCCAGCCTACTTATGATCGGGTACGTCGTCCTTCGGAGTGAGGACTGGAGACCGCGTTCACGAGGCGACGTGCTTGCGATCGTTGCTGGCGGCGTGTTGTGGACTGTAATCGGCAACGGTGTCTGGTACATCGGCCAGGCCCTGACCACGAGCGTTTTCTCGGGCATAATGACTAGTCTCGTTCCGGTGTTAACAGCCGGGTTCTCGTGGGTACTCCTTCCTAAAGAGCGCCTTCGCCCCCTCTCGATCGCTGGCTTGGGGATCGGATTCGTCGGTGTGCTGGTTATGCTGGTTCCGTCCGGAACGATTGCGTTCACCGAGGGCCTGCTGGGCAAAGCAATTCTATTCGGGGGCGCGGGTGGCGTCGCGCTGGCGAGTGTGCTGATTCGATACGCCGACATGTCTCTCTCCAGTTCAGTGCAAACAGCTTGGTCAGCGGCCCTCGGTGCAGTCCTTTTACACGTCCTGAGCCCACTATTTGGAGAGACGTGGAGCGGTGAGGTGCCACTGATTGCTGGCGTGGCAGTCGCCTATCTCGGTGTCATCTCGAC
This portion of the Haloterrigena gelatinilytica genome encodes:
- a CDS encoding DMT family transporter; translation: MSTVRDVRDLGLLALLWGTIFPAAEIGLSTFPPLLLMALRFDVASLLMIGYVVLRSEDWRPRSRGDVLAIVAGGVLWTVIGNGVWYIGQALTTSVFSGIMTSLVPVLTAGFSWVLLPKERLRPLSIAGLGIGFVGVLVMLVPSGTIAFTEGLLGKAILFGGAGGVALASVLIRYADMSLSSSVQTAWSAALGAVLLHVLSPLFGETWSGEVPLIAGVAVAYLGVISTVVAYLLYFSLLQRRPSFEVTLVMYVSPVVAAITGWLLFGEPITFPMVGGFLLVVAGFSLMKREEIRTELTRYGIVD